CAGTAAGGTTAAATATTGAACTCACCAGCCCCTATAACATTAACGAACGCGTCCCTCCCCGCGCCCCTTGCTCTTTCTTCAGCCTCATGCAGAACACACTCCGCTGTAACGCTGATCCTCTTGTAGTATACTTCGTTGTCGAATATCATATCGTGGACTTTTACGTAGCGGTCCATGTAGCGTCTGTCTTCGGGTTTGTCTTCCATGTTTACGTAGGAGGTTAGCTCTTCGTGGGTGTAGCTGTGAACCTAGtaggaaaacaataataaactttataatttgtaaaaagtaataaaatttcaatttcaatttcaatttatttatttcctttaagtacaattttaatttacatcatgttgttcataagagcaggaaacgattcctccgtactagtaaaaactgtatgacggcaggaagcaccacctctcccggatcacatttaatcttatctagcagtaggtatacatgtatttgcgcagtactagatatatatacatatatacctatatatgtaatattgtataaagatgacaagaaaatgaaaaaataaaacaggttgcaacaagaaaaaaaaaaacaaagcaaatagcATTGGAAATAAGTGTTTGTGTATGTGCGCGCGTgtgagtgtatgtgtgtgtatgtgtgtgtgtgtgtgtgtgtatgtgtgtgtgtgtgtgtgtgtgtgtgtgtgtgtgtgtgcgcgcgcgtgtgcgtgcgtgtgtgtgggtgtgtgtgtgtgtgtgttgtatgtgtgtgtttgtgtgtgtagttGTCATCACTAGTGAGATTCTAAAGATCATGAGAAGCATAGCATGTATGGAAGCATATATGGATATATGATGGATATGTAATATGTGAGGGAAGCACAacgtatatagaaaaaaaaaatagatatcaaGATTATCAAGCATTGCGTGTTCATTTTAAGTGGAGGGTAATTCTTTAAAAGTCCAGGTTTTAGTAAGTTAGGTAACctttttgtattaattgtatttagtttagtttagacagTGATTTTTAGGAGTTTTTCAATGTCATCGTAGTCGTATAGTTTCAAAAAAGATGTAATGGCCGCTTTACAACGATTCACTGTTAGTTGAGTTAAGTTAACATTTTTCGAGATCTTGTTGTACAGAAATGGGCCAAGGAAAAAGGCAAAGTCATGGGCAAAGCTAGTTCTACTAGGTGGATTGATAAAAATTCGGTTTCTCCTTCTCTCAGAAACTGCTGAAGATGGTgcttttttgtgttgttttagaATGATGGACTTTATATATAATTGTCTTACCGATAGAACATTAAATTCTCTATACAATATAGCGGTCGTTGAGTATctgaaatttttaaatgtagCTACCTTAATAACTGCTCTTTGAGCTCGTTCTATTGCAATCATGTGAGACTTTTTGGCACCTCCCCAAGCTTCAATGCCGTATGCTATAATGGACTGGCATAGtgcaaaatatacatttttgacaACAATAGGATCCCTCAAATGCCAATACCAAAACGTCAATGCCAATTTCTGTAAGCTAACTTTATACCTCATTTTGATATACCCAATACGATAGATTTTGGAGATATTTTGGCAAACATATGATACATTGGCACCAAAAACAGCCATTTAGATttttaccataaggacgaaatttgcttgtatctttatacgaataacctgtcagagcgtcctaatggcaaacgacaatgtggtaccttttgcttgaaaacgacacatgaCGAAATCCGTAAAATGGTATGTAGCCTGGTGGGGGCTGTGGGGTGTTTAGACATacagaaatatatacataccATCGTCCACACTGTTAATGACAATTAGTTATCGTTCCTTTGCTCTAAATACCCCTCCTTTCGGCCGCCAggtaaaaatgtatttgaagAAACCAAGTATGCTCCTACGTTTACTGCAAAAGCGTAGTAAAAATCCTTACCTGGTAAAACTCTGAGAACATCTGCCTCCACATATGCCGTGCAGACTGGTTGTTGCGTACATAAGTCGTCTTCAAAACGTTGAGGCACGTCGTAGGCGTTACCTCTTCCCCGTACCTGAGAAGCCGACATGCAAAGCAAAAAGTATAATAGATGTAAAGATTGATATTGAAGTCAAACAATAGTTCAGAGGTGGGCCAATACACCGGTACATGCAGAACGAGTTGTCTCGTGAGTACCTctaaattgccgcgcgaagcaacTCAATCTGTGAAGCTTTGCCTCGCCCGAGGCAAATATACGGACGGCAATGATGCCTTAGGCGAGGCAGGTTTTTAGGGATGGTTAAGCAATAAAATCAGCTTACAATCGGCTTACTATTATACGGTTCAAGTAAAGTTAGGTAAATTATGAAtttagtcattttaaaaaatcaaccCACCCATTCTCTAAACAGTTCTGCTGTTCAGTTGTGAGGATGTCTTCATAGTCCATCCGGCCCCGGCGTTCAAAGCGAGGGCCGACAATACCTgttaacaaataaaacagtaaaagaAACTGTTTGACGAAATTAGGGTGTTTCGAACTCAGccaaattataaagaaatttaatttccaTAAAATCATGCCACCTACAAAATGATTTATGGATATTCAGTCCTaatgttatattaaaaaaaggttTACCATAATAACAGTACCACTCCCACGTCCCCTTCACTAATAACCTCTGATTGTGCTTTGATTCATCCTACTTTCCGTATACCACAATAAGTTTCAAACGAATTTGAAACttttatataatagtttcatTTTATACTACTGTAGGGTTCCAATTTCTTTACGCGCGCCCCactgtgaataaaaaaaaacttaccaatAATAACAGCATCACTCTCTGCATCCTCTTCACTAATAACCCCCTGATTCTTCCTACTTCCATTATTGATACACTCCGTATATCCGCTCACGTATACAAACGCAGCTATCTTCATCTCATCGTAGCTCAAACAGTTCTCGAGGACCAATGGCGGCTTCTGTTGTAACGTGCCCACTGCCTCCCAGCCTTCGTGACTGTAAAGTTAACCTGCGGTAATGCGGTTGTACATCGTAGTCAATCGAAATTGAACTTTAAGACAAGGGTTGAAGGCATTAAACTCGGAAGACTATCGAATTAGCAACTCACTTCTGCTCGCCTGACATTAGTTTATACGTGTCATGCCGTCCCATGAAAGTAATGGCCCTCTTTTTGAGTATCCTGTCGATCAGATCTGGTACGGTCATGTCGTTGTACAGTGCTTTCTCAATACTGGAGCCGAATTCTCTGCAACAGATTATAATGATAAGGCGGGAGCGGCCCGCCTCCCaagccaatgagggctaacgcgtatgaattcgccgctaggggcgctagtgtagatggtggtcttttccatagttcgaaatgtcatatgtcacttgtcacttcaatgactgacagctgttcttagtcttttggaccaccatcaacagaggcgccaactggtgagcaaaaaaacgatagccctcattgccgcgcgaagcagcttGGCCTGTGCAGCCGCGCCTCGCCCGAGGCATAGTGGCCGCGCGTGCGTTAGACTCGGGCGAGGAAAGACTGAGCTGCTATGTGCGGCATTCTTCGCGAGGCGAATCGCTCTATGTGTGTATCTATAGTAACAATGAATAAACTTCGTTTTGTTGACCGCAACATGCTCGTGACCCAAGAGATAGTTATTTGCCCGACAGCTTTTACGAGCGCCTCGAAGCGCGGGATTTATTGGTTGGATCtactatttcttgttgttacgTGTCCCGTTAGCCATGAGACGATACTCATACAAATAACATTCTTAATAGATGGCAAATAATGCACTGGGCTTAAAACTTGTTTCCATAATAATACTTATTCACATGGTAATCAATTTTAATACAGGAAAACATCTCGAGAATATAAACCCGACAAAAAAAGACTTATGGTTAAGTAATTTAAGATTTTCCTTATGGGGATTGCCATCACTCGTTTTGTTGGATTTCATCATTGTCAGCACACATTGAATGAGTCAGTGTCTTAAGAGTGAATTATTGTTGCAAAATTTTTGTTCATTTTAGTATCcggaagtttcggtttcggcataaaaatcatgtttcggccgaaaTTTCGGTTCCAGTTTCGGCATTGGCTTGTCTTCGGTTTTGGCAGAAAATCAGGTTTCGATGAAATATGAATCATTTCACGATCTCATCCATAGATCGGCTTTGGCTATAAGTCCGCCTGTTATGTCTATGATGTTTCACTACATTCCacttattattacttaatattacACAGAATTAAAGAAAAGTTACCTCTTGTAAATCCTCTCCCATTTTTAATAGGTGACCGAACCAGCGTAATTAAGTGCTATTAAGAATGTGAGAGGATTGGGCTGCCAAAAGGGCGTACTTGGGAAGACCGACTGGTAGCCGCCCGGTAGGTCGGCCCAGATACCGCTAGGGAGACAGTGTAGAAGCGGATCTGCAACAGCTTCAAGCCGATAATTGGCAGGAAacggcgcaggatcgggaaaagtgttgtgctctcgtttcggaggccgAGACCCTCTTTGAGTACCTGAGccatattagttagttagttacctCTTGTAAATGAGGAAATGAGTCATCAACAGCAGCACCCGCTCGTGAATGAGGGGATATGTGGAGGCTATGTTGCTCTTCAGTTTCTCTAGTGGGCGACGTACCTTCAACTTTTCTAGtctgtaatacatatttatattatattaaaaaaggtGTGGAATAAATTTGTCAAATTGTCCAAGTATGTCACTAGAGCATAtctgatcgaatttaaactgttgtgagacatattaacattaaatcattttacggtttagactcactacGGTTGAGAACATATCTGGGGATATTCGGTTTAAAGAAATTAGAATTCCATGCTAGAAGAGACATATAGTATCCTAATTAGTACTAAAACCTCTGCTGTCCATCAATATATGTGCCATGTGTTTAGTttaaaggcttggccaaacacaaggcgcgacgcagcgccgcggtcccatgctaacaggttagcgacgtcaaacagactgcgtcccgccggcatcgcgccccgcttctgtcgcgcGCGTGATATTAGTTATtttgtgattgtgattatgGATTATCTATGGCGTCGGAAGGAATGAGAAACCCTCCGCGCGCGCATGCTGTATCGGGCGCAAGTCACGCCCGCATCGCGCCGCGTCCGTGATGAGGGCGTGTTGAGagcgcgaggccggcgcgaTCCGGGCGCGACCTGTTTGATCAGGCagcacgcggcgcggacgcggcgctgcgtcacgccttgtgtttggccaagcctttagacaattttcaataaaaataaattaaaaagagtTATTGCATAAGAAATTATACTTTTcagtgttattattatgtatgtattgtataaaGGAACTGTTATAAGACTGTTcttggatttaaaaaaaacataatagggattttttttgttctagTAGAATTGAGTAAATGTTTTCTTTTCTAGATATCACCATTTGGAATCAATGTATAATTGAACCTCAtggttaaaacaaaaaacagtaAGTCCAAATAGTGCATTAAATCCTTTTCTCATCTTGTGTCAAGTTCTCtatcaaaataatacaatttacatacctCACAGTTTCAATAGGAAAGGGTATGGGGAATGATTTACTCCTCTTGATAGTTTCATCCACATCATCCGAGTACTCAAGCTTGGGCGGATCTGTGCATTGACGTAACAGCTCATTTGTCTCCTTGCTCATGCTCGGAAAACACCAGTCTGGCTTACACCTAAAacatagacaaaaaaataatatataatatttgccTTTGTACTTAGATTTTCCTTATTGTAtgttacttttaatattttgtttttgtacaataaacagtTTACTATGTAGTGCgtaattattttccttcgtattttcacggaaacatatgaacatgtcttgctatttcagtcagtctcagtacaaaaagtactaaggttgactgaagtagcatgacaaatacgaacggtttcaagaaaatatgatgaaaaacaaaattatacacTACATTTGTACTACAACTAAAAATTTTTAAGTTAAGTGATAACTACAGGTAAATATTTCGTAACTGTCCGAATCCAACAATTGGTTTATTGCAGTAATATTGATAATGCTTTTTCTTTTAGAAATTTCAATGTTTTAAAAGTATATACCTAAAATCAAATGTGTGAGTGCGttataatgtttgtttttaCGTTTTAGTTTAGAGTTTAACAACTCAAGTGGACGAGGAAAATGAGTAAGTGGATCTTATCTCTTCAAAAAGTAACGTCACGAATTGCGATAATTACTATAGCTTTAAATTTAATGGGAATAAAAAAGGAAATACGTACCAAGAAATGTTCTGAAATTGTCTTAGAATATCCATATTTGGTGGCTTTCCCTGAAACATTTACCGTTGTAGAATCTTCATAAAAGTACAGTAATAACGGAATAAAGcaaaattatgtaaattaataaataactatacttaCCGACGCTTGTCGTGTAAAAACCAGAGTAAGGGGAAATAGTTTTAACCAAAACATAAACACATACGACTTATATTCATCTATTACTTCTATTAGGCATATactgtattatattatgttatgagTTATGACTACAAATATTTTGCGTTTTGCGGAAAAATCTTCAAGAGGCAGAATAGAATGAATGAAATCAGAATGAAACGAATGGTTTTGTTAGtttatttgacattgacagctgacagatatAGTTTTTAATGCATTTCATTTGTAGGTTTTGCAGCTTGGAACGTACCGTTTAAACTGTCCAGgcgcgttttattttatagtttaaacAAACAAGAATGAAAAATGTTGCCAGTCTAATATAACTCCCTCCAAAACAGGGTCAATTTTGAACATCGGAAAtaataaatctttaaaatatCGAAGTATTCAGTTTTATGAAAATGCTGATACTAAATGGTTTCTGACATGACAGTGCCAAAGTAAAATAacgacaaaaaatttttttttcgatattaatcaataaatttaaaagtccatGCATTGGCTTGTATGATAAAAAATAGGATTAGTTTATCACATACCTTTTGTAGGCTAATGTCAATGGGACTTTAAAggcttaaattaattaaatttatttttactctgcGAGCCTTCTTCTGTTTACTGGTTCGAGGATAACTTTCTCTGGGATTTAACAACTCAAATGTGGCTACACTAAACAGCTGTCAAAGTAGGTTGTCATTGTTGTCAACAATGTCAAGACGGAAGTCTTTTGGCGTGGTTTTGGCGCGTATGTTGTGCGGCgaacaaaaaatgttatttttataaataaactttaataaacACGTGTTTTGAGAACAGTAAGCATATTCTTAAACCATGGGTGACCTGCAAAAGATACGATCGGAGGTCAACAATGCATTCAAGCTTAGCGGCTTTACAATACGTCGCGAAGCCAGCACCTTTGTGACCGAACAGGTTTCCTCTCTAACGCCGCGCGAAAGAACTAAAATGATCGACAAGTTAACCGCCCATTTAATGCACCAGTGTATATCCCAGCCTATTTTAGAGAAAGAACATCTAGAAACCGCTTATAGGGAGTGTTCTACTGCCGGCCTTGAAGAAACCGAATCAGTACTAAGTGTGATCGATGCTTTTAGCATTCCTAAACTGGTATATGATAATGAAAGGAAGAAGTTCAGTAAAAGCGTGAGTACCGACCGCCACTTGTACCCAGAGCCTAAATGGAAAGCCCAGTacttgatagatagatatactATTATTTGGCAAAGGACTGTTAGAAACAAGTTGTTTGCACAAGAAGTACTGCCATCTATGGAGCAAGAGAAACGATTTCAGTTGAGAAAAATTGAGGTTCTACTTAGTTCTTCAAGCAGAGTTGATGAGGTTATAGTGTTAGGTTTGTTAACTCAGTTAACTGAAGGCAAGTTCCACTTAGAAGATCCAACTGGGAGTGTAGAGTTAGATATGAAGGAAACTAGGTACCATTCAGGACTGTTTACGGAAAGCAGCTTTGTTCTAGCAGAAGGATTCTTTGAAGACAAGGTATTCCATGTCATGGGTCTAGTTCTACCACCTTCTGAGAGCAGGCCAACATCATTGAACTATTTCGGAAACTTGAACACTTTTGGAGGAAAATCGAAGAATTTATTAAAGAATTCACAAAATTTACTGAAAGTGGAGCAGGAGAATGAAGATGGAATGATTATTTTCTTATCTGATGTTTGGCTTGACAATCTCAAAGTGATGGGGAAGCTAAAAACATTGTTTACTGGTTATAATGAGTTCCCACCTATCGCCATTGTGTTTATGGGAGAGTTTTTATCGTGCCCATATGGATACGAACATAGTACACAGCTCAAAGCAGCCTTAATCAATTTGGCGGACATGCTAATTCCATTCACAAAGCTAAGGGAACTCTGTAAGTTTATCTTTGTCCCCGGCCGAGGAGATCCCGCTGCACCTAACATCCTGCCTAGACCGCCAATCCCAAACTCTGTTACTAAAGAAATAAGAGACAAATTGGGAGATTCAGTAATTTTCACTTCAAACCCCTGCAGAATACAATACTGCACACAAGAAATAATCTTAATAAGACAGGATTTGGTCACCAAAATGTGTAGGAACTCGATACATTTTCCCGAAACCGGTGATATACCAGACCACTTGACGAAAACATTGCTGAGTCAGTGCACTCTATCTCCGTTGTCTTTAGGAATACAACCAGTTTACTGGAGGCATGTGGATGCTTTAAGCTTATACCCGATGCCAGACCTGGTCGTGGTGGCGGACCATTTCCAGCCTTATACGAGGGCATACCAAGACTGCCAGATTATCAATCCAGGATCATTCCCTAGGACAGAGTTTTCATTTAAAGTTTACGTACCAGCATCAAAGACAGTGGAAGATTCACAAATACCCAAAGAAGACGGTTGATGATGAACAATGATTTCTTTTGGGAACAATAACAAATCTATACAGGAAATTAAGAAGGTTTAAACTAAATAAGGTTTTCAATTTCACTTAAATTATTATAGCCTCTTATTGCTAAAAGCAGTTGAATAGAATGATGTACATGATTTACTAATTAACTCGGACGGTTTGTGACAAGTTATTGTGGCTGATTATGATGTTGTTAAAGGTCTACCTTACTAAATCTACTAGCAAACACCAAAACCACACAACCTTACAAACCATCTCAGTTAAATGGTAGGgctacttttttatatttattttataagccatacaTCTTCTAATGATTGTTATTGAGGAAAATtggaaaaataatacaatttatgcattttaatttttgtttaatattgtataaacaaatatttacatcAAATATCTTTCAAAAAATCTATTGTACAGTGTTGGAGCATAAAATCACTATGAAAATGACTAATAGAAACATTGGCCACTTACACAAAATGGCAGTGTCAGATTTTGTATTTCATATAGAAAAATAATCCTCCTTGTATATTGAGAgcattaaataacatttaaatcggAAGAAAGAAGGGATTCTAGGTTAGTAcatgtatagtcgccatcagatatatcggagcaggcagcgtgctcacaaatatctgaacacgcctctattgtcagacattagtgtgtgttcagatatttttgagcacctcggccgctccgatatatatgatggcgactgtacgtacgtacgtacgtaaaaTAAGGAAGATAATTAGTGAGAAAGAAAGAAATTAAAGTAAAGAAATGATAGAATAATCTTTGATTTGTATAGATTACCAATTGATTATGGCAGTTTAATTACGAAAGTgacctttaattaatattacttcATGTGTTACTTATTCACTATAAGATTCAAATTGCAccatacttataaataaatattcattcataataaataaatattcattcaaatattcattcataataaataaatattcattcaaATATTCATTCATATTAGTTTACGTAAACTTTAAGAAATATTACTTCACTGCATGACTATATAATTACAAATTGCgataaaattacaatactaaTAATATCAATGAATCATCAAACATTCGCACAAGTAGACGCACAACCATAAAATGCAGTGttgaatgtttaaattaataaaaagttaaaataatttcttattAAATCAACAAGATAATTGtggaaattttatgtagattctTTTTACTATCACAATATTGAAAATGTTCCAAAgtaatatgtatacctataacTATATCTAacgttacattttatttaaggaCGGATTCATAACTGagcaagtaagtacctacctgacCTATCATAAtactatgtatttatttcaaatcaacAACCACGTACAAATcgtcataaaaaatacaattcttGGCTAAAATAAATATCGGATATACAACTTTAATACAAAATCATCGATTCTAACTTTGAATAAGGTCTAAGTATCCACGTTTAACCTAAAACCAAAGTTTTGCAAAGGTTCTAAGTAATAAGCTTCAAGCTCCCATGGCGATGTTTTAGAAACTTTCAAAATTGAATGTGTACTTTAAGCTAAATTGTGAAAAGACTAAATGTGCTcaacattttcaactaaaaactAATCTTATTGCTGAAGCATTAAGGTTCAAGCTCCCATGATGGTGTTGTAGGTGTCTCCGATGGGCGCGAGGGTGACTAGGCAGATCATGGCTACGACGAATATGAGGATAATGGGCGCGTAGATTCCGAGGAGCAGTCGACGGAAGCTGGAGAACTGAAATAAAACAAGGCTTAGAATTTAGTATCATTTGTTTCTTATTAGCCGCCGTACGGGCTTGATGGCAGCCACATATCTGTTAGGTCATATACCTATACACACCGCGCTATAATAAGCTCCAATAGACTCCACGTAGGTGTGTAAGgctgagaacgcactgcgattatttttttgttgtttcagAACAgcaaaaagtgtaacgtacgCCATGCTTCAAAAGccgaaaccgcaagaaattaatcgcagtgcgttctaagcctaaatGCACCTAAATGTCTACAAGCTACGTCAGAATCATGTGCGTACGTATCGCGTTTCGCGTGTGTCGATACAAACACCCGTCGACGCGATGTGCATATATTAATGTGGCCAATAGCCGCGAAGCGGGCGTCGCGTACACAGCGAATACGGCGATTATAATCTTTatcatttttaattacatacatgCATACTAAAGtgggtacctacttactataaAACTGCGCGCAACCTTCGATCATgtttatagagttagaccatgacaagtttgcaacgattttgatagcacacgcagtgcgttatttatacgtcataatttcacagAAGTTGACGTATTATCTTGGCCTAACTCTAACGTTCTTTCAggggtacctactacctacacaACCCACATTTGGATGTACGTATACCGACTTACCGGCACGTCGATTCTCCGGCCGATCTGCAAGGGTAGCTGAGATGGGCAACCTTCGGTGTTATTTATAACGCTTTCTCAGGGGTACAGAACCCATAACATCAGTGTAATAGTGCTTACCGGCACGTCGATTCTCCGGCCGATCTGCGAGGATAGCTGAGATTGGCAACCTTCGGTGTTATTTATAACGCTTTCTCAGGGGTACCGAACTCATAACATCAGTGTAATAGTGCTTACCGGTGCGTCGATGCTCCTGTCGATCTGCGAGGGTAGCTGAGATGGGCAACCTTCGGTGTTATTTATAACGCTTTCTCAGGGGTACAGAACCCATAACATCAGTGTAATAGTGCTTACCGGCACGTCGATTCTCCGGCCGATCTGCGAGGATAGCTGAGATTGGCAACCTTCGGTGTTATTTATAACGCTTTCTCAGGGGTACCGAACTCATAACATCAGTGTAATAGTGCTTACCGGTGCGTCGATGCTCCTGTCGACCTGCGAGGGTAGCTGAGATGGGCAACCTTCGGTGTTATTTATAACGCTTTCTCAGGGGTACAGAACCCATAACATCAGTGTAATAGTGCTTACCGGCACGTCGATTCTCCGGCCGATCTGCGTGGATAGCTGAGATTGGCAACCTTCGGTGTTATTTATAACGCTTTCTCAGGGGTACCGAACCCATAACATCAGTGTAATAGTGCTTACCGGTGCGTCGATGCTCCTGTCGACCTGCGAGGCCTGCCGCTGCTGTCCCATCATGTCCTTCATAGGGAACACGTTCACGGGACTGCGGCTGATCTTGCCCTCCGACACGCACACAGTTAGCTGGAATAACACCACCGTTTATACACCACAAAAGTATTAGTCCCAAACTAAAATACTTTCTACCTACTACAAAACTACAGCGTAACTTTAACTACCATCACCAACCGTCAGAGTTAACTAGGACTACGTACGCTATCAGCGTAGGCTTCAAGCGTGTATTTAGGTAcggtaaaacggggtggctttaggaaattcggggttactttgatagttttaaaatggctacaaaattaccattattcattatttactgaaactgttGGTGTAACTAGTTAGATTAATATCTATTGATAGTCACCTACTGTAAAAAATcctgcataaaaatatattatggcttataaactgaaatttcaaagtcgcccctACATTTCAAAGCCACCTCGCTTTACGGTACCACGAGCTGTATAATTGCATGAACAGTAGGTACATTGGTATATAAATGAACTAATTCATACACTGAccatgcaattttgcggctAGGTGTACATTCATTATTAAAACTAACTTACATAATTTTTTGACGATTATCGCTCGACAGGACTCGTGGACATTAGTATTAtggtctgttcggaaagagaagagtcgtggaatacgggccccatacatttcacgactcttctctttccgcacagactaggattttaattatattctactTGTACCTCAATGTTTTTCAACCTTTTTCATGACCCCcttgacataaaaaaaactttctcgCGATCTTGTTACCTGTTTTCTACTTAGGCTTTGCGAGCCTTTTTGATATACATCGCCGACTAAGCaggagcaacgaattcaatcgatcgatctAATGTCGTGATATCAAAAATCGGATGCGATTTGTTGCAATGCCAGTCCCTTATCAGAGTAATATTGAACTTACGGAAAGCACGACATGCATGATGACGTGGAAAGCGACAAAGGCCGCCAGCACGAACACGCTCCACGGAGGCAGCTCTGCCTTCTGAAGATACACCGCCAGGAAGATTGTTGCAACTGTAACGGGAAAAGTAGTGTAGGTCAGTGGTCGGAAAATCAAGCCTCATGAGCCGCTTGCGACAACCTAGAGATACAATACTGACTATTCGGGACACCCAACAAATTAGCATGAATCTATATTTCCATAATAGATAAAAAGATCTCTCGAAtttgaaaaattgtataattttaccatatgaattgaaatatgtgactggtattaacAACTCTATATATAATTTCCGCCAGAAGtagtaaatgaatgaatgaattcaaACCATTTTTAATTGGAACAGAGATGCATTTATTCTGTTTCGTTCGATTTCACATCAAAAGAAATTCAACCATATTTCCTTCACTATTGACCTCAAATTCAACTGGCAAGTTTTTTGTGTGATGGGTTTAAGGAGTATAAGGTCTCAGGTAGGatattaactaaaataaacttACTGCCTAAAATGTGCGCGGCGTTGCCAAATAGCCAGTGCACC
The sequence above is drawn from the Cydia strobilella chromosome 2, ilCydStro3.1, whole genome shotgun sequence genome and encodes:
- the LOC134753956 gene encoding uncharacterized protein LOC134753956, whose amino-acid sequence is MFWLKLFPLTLVFTRQASGKPPNMDILRQFQNISWCKPDWCFPSMSKETNELLRQCTDPPKLEYSDDVDETIKRSKSFPIPFPIETVRLEKLKVRRPLEKLKSNIASTYPLIHERVLLLMTHFLIYKREFGSSIEKALYNDMTVPDLIDRILKKRAITFMGRHDTYKLMSGEQNHEGWEAVGTLQQKPPLVLENCLSYDEMKIAAFVYVSGYTECINNGSRKNQGVISEEDAESDAVIIGIVGPRFERRGRMDYEDILTTEQQNCLENGYGEEVTPTTCLNVLKTTYVRNNQSARHMWRQMFSEFYQVHSYTHEELTSYVNMEDKPEDRRYMDRYVKVHDMIFDNEVYYKRISVTAECVLHEAEERARGAGRDAFVNVIGAGLGVWKVSAHQPDVYILSFLERIRSFLKKDLLNHVTDVNFAYIQPSASILALFTNGREEGSTEKRIFFESKRHPKGGINVQLENREPSAKLTGEHEGKLLVMTYPWDGNAHPGNEFWLGSLSGSGDPAAACSTQVSELHNAHVNPRVSANNARIACRFGVPSLAQYCDALSH
- the LOC134753996 gene encoding DNA polymerase epsilon subunit 2, giving the protein MGDLQKIRSEVNNAFKLSGFTIRREASTFVTEQVSSLTPRERTKMIDKLTAHLMHQCISQPILEKEHLETAYRECSTAGLEETESVLSVIDAFSIPKLVYDNERKKFSKSVSTDRHLYPEPKWKAQYLIDRYTIIWQRTVRNKLFAQEVLPSMEQEKRFQLRKIEVLLSSSSRVDEVIVLGLLTQLTEGKFHLEDPTGSVELDMKETRYHSGLFTESSFVLAEGFFEDKVFHVMGLVLPPSESRPTSLNYFGNLNTFGGKSKNLLKNSQNLLKVEQENEDGMIIFLSDVWLDNLKVMGKLKTLFTGYNEFPPIAIVFMGEFLSCPYGYEHSTQLKAALINLADMLIPFTKLRELCKFIFVPGRGDPAAPNILPRPPIPNSVTKEIRDKLGDSVIFTSNPCRIQYCTQEIILIRQDLVTKMCRNSIHFPETGDIPDHLTKTLLSQCTLSPLSLGIQPVYWRHVDALSLYPMPDLVVVADHFQPYTRAYQDCQIINPGSFPRTEFSFKVYVPASKTVEDSQIPKEDG